A part of Candidatus Bathyarchaeota archaeon genomic DNA contains:
- a CDS encoding transcription initiation factor IIB, with translation MSIIQNSINKEAPKTAQRLTEKCPECASKNLVHDYDSGETICGDCGLVLYEQMLDKGPEWRAFTQQEKASRSRVGMPTSYSIHDKGLSTTISQVDRDAFGRKLPLSTRIQMWRLRKWQIRSRVHSSIDRNLAQAMSELDRLSGKVSVSPSIKEKAALVYRKALDKGLVRGRSISAIAAASLYAACRQSGTPRTLREIAESSLVDRKDVARCYRLLLHELDFHMPISDPLSYISKIAEKNGVSGKTQGAAIQILRDARRNRVSSGKDPMGMASAAIYIACLQNNEKITQKDIAEAAGVTEVTVRNRYKALKRQLSLEVPERAHF, from the coding sequence ATGAGCATAATTCAAAATAGTATAAATAAAGAAGCCCCAAAGACGGCTCAGCGCTTAACTGAAAAATGCCCTGAATGTGCAAGCAAAAACCTCGTTCATGACTACGATAGCGGCGAAACGATCTGCGGCGACTGCGGCCTTGTTTTGTACGAACAGATGCTGGATAAGGGGCCCGAATGGCGGGCTTTCACTCAACAAGAAAAAGCCTCAAGAAGCCGCGTCGGTATGCCAACATCCTATTCCATTCATGATAAAGGCTTATCTACAACAATCAGTCAAGTTGACAGAGATGCATTCGGGAGAAAACTGCCATTATCCACAAGAATACAGATGTGGCGTCTTAGAAAGTGGCAAATACGCAGTCGAGTGCACTCATCCATCGACCGTAACCTTGCTCAAGCCATGAGCGAACTTGATCGTTTATCGGGTAAAGTTTCCGTCTCACCGTCCATCAAAGAAAAAGCCGCTCTTGTCTACAGAAAAGCACTCGACAAAGGCTTAGTTCGGGGAAGATCTATATCCGCCATCGCTGCTGCCTCTTTGTATGCTGCTTGTCGCCAAAGCGGAACCCCCCGAACCCTTCGCGAAATCGCTGAATCAAGTCTTGTTGATAGGAAAGATGTTGCGCGATGTTATAGATTGCTTCTTCATGAGCTTGACTTTCACATGCCTATCTCTGACCCGTTATCTTATATTTCGAAAATTGCAGAAAAGAATGGAGTATCGGGGAAAACACAGGGCGCAGCCATTCAAATTCTAAGGGATGCAAGACGAAATCGAGTTTCATCAGGAAAAGATCCAATGGGCATGGCTTCAGCTGCAATTTACATAGCTTGTCTGCAGAATAACGAGAAGATAACACAAAAAGATATTGCGGAAGCGGCT